Below is a genomic region from Henckelia pumila isolate YLH828 chromosome 3, ASM3356847v2, whole genome shotgun sequence.
aaaattgcaagaataaccatctctatcaagcatagaaataatatttttaattaaatctggaacaaataaaacatctcttaaaaagtaacttaaaaccgttctgcaaaatttaaataaatatttcccatagctatggatttaactctggaaccattcccgagccttgactgggtctcacccatccttagtctattacttcttatcatcatttgcaactcattgcaaatatgagatctacatctggtatccaatacccaagaagtagtattaaaaatatttatttcaatgtataacataccctttgcagttcgcaactgctcgaggtattccttgcagttacgtttccaataaccgggtttcttgcagtgatggcaaacttgtttagacttgtccaattttgtatgtaacattttgccttgagatcatggtccaaccatttctctagttacatcagccggggctgttttcggagaagccttttctaacacttagaaaatctttttccgaacttaggacaatcttaacttatggaatcattctgtattgtttgcgtcaataagtttgttttgttggagaacagaaacatgtggattactgagataaaacagacaattatcgatgattgtttaaataatttactaagacataaaataggcgaaatttaattttatgaatctcactcccactattttaacgatttcactaccctctagtgaaaacgggaaactttttccttagtgagaacatggagtccaattgacaaacttatggtcccgaataatatcagccaaccataattctcaaaaggtagagcccaattgcttccaaagcaacccccatgtgtttacctcatgtccaataagggcccaataatatgacgccgtttaaagtgacatgtcaagatgacccatcaatattaagttgtgatggacggtcgccatgtggatcccccaataatatgagccgatcccatgggagttccacccaacttacaacatttgtcgatccaatgtacagctttccgacggacgggcccccccaataatatgagccggaccgtatccgcgggtagcatcacatacattgaccgttgatggaaggtgggaacatttaaacaaatttaaatttcctttatttatcttgatataaattttaaatcatatttaaaatgagggatttttaattataaaaatatttgtctcatcatattcattttattgcatgcttgccggattcacgcaatttatgtctaaacatgcatacaatcataatatcaaatattatataggatgatcgattccatttctaattgacccgtggttgccaatcacgggtcttagtccaatcctaggtaatatgcagtatgcaatgcaatcctattacatgtgcttccaatttacatttcttcagtctttattgtctgctgggcccaccgtcttcaaatcttgatctcccactaaatctaatgtatttacaataaataacaatgacaagttgggatacatttttaggggtgggaacgggctataaaccaagcccacttttattacatatgacattcatatcgggccataaaccaggcccattaataaaaccaacaacaataaaaacaaaatgtaaattcctaacatacacctacaaaattggtcatggcaatcgatcatccttatccaataacatttaattcaaaattaatttattggataacatgcagtggcaattcaaatttaaataagataaaatcatattttatatataaaatctcatttcacatataaaatcatattttatctctatatcaaataaaatcatattttatctataaaatccaattttacaaataaaatcatattttactcaatatatcataagatcatatcttatcatcaattgtaccaaaataattgatttcaaaattcaatttacggataaaatattaaaattttccaaaaattcaaatttatccaaaatcaattttaaaatttacggactcgaacaattcgatccgaaatctcgtgaaccaatcaaaaacaatttttgatcggaccaaaaataaaattttaacatattaaaattaatttttaataaaaatataattttttcccgcgggccgcccgtgacactcccgggccggcccgcacccggggcgcgggccgggggcagccaggctgcccccttagcggcggcgccgagcgccgcccctgggcggcgccgtgcgccgccctggcgcctgggcggcgacggtcgccgtcctgggcggcgccatgcgccccctttgggcggcgccgtgcgccgcccggggcagcaacaattgctgccccaccgggcagcgatccaatcgctgcccgggttttgccccgaaaaaaaaatttttttttttatttaaaatatttattttgttttccaaaaaccgagattcaaaaattttgtacaatcgattaattcaatcgtttgatctgagcaacctggctttgataccactgttggataaaactggcggtcagatcaatcacgattgatacccggtgcagcggaagtttaaaattttatcatggaacaattccatggtgtgggtatcaaacgttcaacgattaaattattgtgtgtgtaaaattcaaataacaattaattaaattttaccttcaatctcgaatcgagattaatggacaccacacagatttctctgcgcttcttgtatctcccaggaactgatgaactccttcaatcaggtccacgaatggggtttaaatccctctgatagattgcactagaaaatctatcagaagtttttctgcgaagagattaaacgaatctgattcgttattcctgactgcaattaaaaatcacagaccggaatttctctgacagagcaaggagggttcggccgattattccttttgagaggctagggtttttcgattttttctctcaaaaataatgagctattgtgtgtaatttctgtactgcaataacttatttataatgcaggccactaacaccttagggcccattagtcataagctagggcccgacaagcaaagcccgcacgttcagaaattaatataaaattcatcgtgactccgatcgatgaaccaatttcaccaatgtgcacagaaaccatttctgcacattttaaagtcaaaataaattttcctgaatccgaattcagtggtttccaaaaaaatgtccatccctatgtcattttaggaaatactactcccttactcttatttaagaagtccaactccttagttcattaaatttaactctttaaatttaactatctcaacggggattaaaactccattacactgtgtgaccctcaatggttcagggatacagctagccgtgggctcacaactccttgtgactcggaacaacactttccgacttgcccaacgaatcaaggtaaagcgcctagcaacatcgccccatgattccctaggtatcactgatagtgcctacaagaaccagtagattttggttagcgtacagtacggtcccttcatccatatatcccgatcgaatcaacaaccattggtatatcgagagtcgctcaagattcgataactatgcaatacatcttgaagatcaaattagtgacatcgcatgtgctactaagaaaccatttcttaaatcacatcaagtactctggccagagatttgtcacactaatatctcctcagatcgcataggatatccacactcgcaagtatgtggtgaatccttgacaacaatgcattgactcctatatgtgtcgtaactgtacccaatctcgacacctgatgacccccatagagtcggtaaacgagtcaaagcacagcactagcatatagagtctccatgatgtttcaagtcgtaaggactaatggtgtacaaccaaaaccgcggactttatccactcgataagtgataaccacttggaaagtccggatagggtagttcgattattcatcctatgaatatccatttgcatgcttcgaacatctccatgttccctaccaatgaaacgtggtactccgcatcgcaaatgctagtctcaaactcgagcgatccttatccttattatcggacggctcagacgactaggaacggtttttagaatatacagtgactataagatgtatttcatgatagacatctccatgttctaccacatcttacatacactatagtatattcaaggtctttatcaaaacaacaatagtatatcacaatataacaatatgaagtaatataaagtcattgccataaaagtgtaaataatattaaacaaaagattgtttatacaaagagtcatcaaagcccatagccacacagttggctcactgggcacccactcttacaatggCTTCAAAGGTTTTGGAATATGGCCAAGCTCCCCCATCTTGGCATTGATGGATCTTTCAAAGGGTACACTCCCATTCAGATATCTGGCCACTTCATGCACTTCATCACTAACATGCTCCTCATCCATTGTTCCCGTCAAACATAATTCTAATGAATCCACGGACAACTGTTCCTGCAAATAatactcattcaactcatcagtaacatcaattctgaaacaatcagaattgtccaCAAGATAAAGAAGTCcctgaaaaacattaaaatttgcACTCTCATCATTCATATGCAAAATAAGCTCTCCCTTACGCACATCAATTATGGCCTTTCTAGTGGCTAAAAATGATCTACCAAAAATAAGAGTTATCTCatgatcctcttccatatcaagcacaacaaaatccacttaaaatataaatttatcgaCCATAACCAAAAAATCTTCCACaatcccccttggatattttatagatctgTCAGCCAATTGAAGGGAGATAGTGGTTGGCTTAACTTCACCAATAcctagcttttcaaaacaagaataaggcataagattGATACTggcacctaaatcacataaagccttattaaaaatgtttttcCAATGGTGCATGGGATTGAAAAGCTATtgggatccttaagtttcggaTGGAGTTAATTTTGTATAATAGCAGAACACTCCTCCgacaacttcacagtttcaaaatccactaattttcttttgttagacaaaatctcttttaaaaattttgcataactgggcatttgagccaaaacatctgcaaatggaatattaatGTGAAGCTTTTTAAAAATCTctaaaaatttttcaaattgattatccaattgcaATTGCTTCGCTCGTTGAGGGAAGGGATGTTTACTCGAATCAATATTCTCATTAATAGATGGGTTAGAagacttacctttcttgcccgtAGGCGCCGACTCTGCATGCTTTGGTGCTTCCTCTATCCCTTTTTCAACAACTGGCACTTTTGTTTCCTCATCCTCAATTCTCTTCTCTGCAGTCTTCGCTTGCGATCTAGTAACCAccagaatagcattgacatcTCTTGGGTTCTTTtcagtattgctaggcaacGACCCTGCTGGCCTATTTGACAGTTGTGTTGGTATCTGGCTCATTTGTGTCTCCAACCTCTGCAACATCGCCTCTTCATTCTGCAAGTGAGTCTAGTACCCGCTACATACTtcatcataatttcttcaaatgATGGCTTCTTCTCCACTGGATTTGATGTATTGGCAGCGGGATCAGTAGATTTCCATGAGAAATTCGGATGACTCTTCCAAACAGGATTATAAGTGTTGCTGTAAGGATTAAATGGTtgtctcccttgatttcccatgaAGTTCTCCGCATCAATTTCCAAGACCTGCTGCTCCTCTGGCTGCTGAACGTTTACCTGATTAGCTGGAGTTGTCTGCATAATCGCCATCTGATGTGTAAGAGCATCAATTTTAGCATTCAGTGCTGTCAGTGCATCAAATTCTAGAACTCCAGCATTTTTATCCTTCTTCACATCTGGCCATCCTATGTTGCTCTCAGCCATGTTCCCAATAATCTCCCATGCTTCTGCTGGTATTTTCTTGAATAAACTTCCATTGGCAGTAGCATCCAACATAGATCAAACAGACTAATCAGCCCCATTGTATAATGTttgagtctgctggctctgagtaagattttgctgaggacacatcctcaacaacTTTTTAAACCTAGTCCATGCCGCATGaagagattctccctccttttgATTGAATGAGATAATGTCCGAGAATAATTTCGCCATCTTTgtaggagggaaatacttgttcaaaaaattTTGAACAAGTTGGGTCCAAGTAGTAATAGAACCCGCAGGCAGATCATTCAGCCCCTCCACAGCTTCGCCTTGTAGATAGAATGGGAATAACgccagtcgcactgcatcaggtgttaccccattaaacttaaaCTTGTCGCAGATCGATACAaaatgctccagatgagcgtaggcgTATTCCACAGATGTGCCCCCAAACCGAGCTTGTATCTGAATCATCTGAATAATGGCAGGCTTTAACACAAAATTGTTTGCCTCGACAGCCGGACGAATGATGCTAGATCTATAGCCTTCAAATGCCGAGCGAATGAGGTAAAGAACAGTTCTGTTTTCTGCCATGTCTTCTTCTGATTCAGAATCTATCTCAAGTTCAAGATTGATAGATCTGTTAGCATTTCGAATCTTTCTGAGCGTGCGTTCAATCACTAAATCAAGTGGTATGAGCTCCCTAGATAGAAtgttatgcatgcacaacagctagtacctgaaaatcacaaagaaaagagaagatttcagaatttaaaataaataaactaaaattgtaacgccccgattttatcttaatcgactttatttgagataatcgaagattccagagttcaagagccgacttgattttgatcagggtcctttttgcaaattttggatttttcagggactaaaatgcaaatataagttttgttagatatttaagaggGATTTGACTCATTATTTCATCCCATCTCCTTCCTCCTCACGCCTAGACTCCATTGAAGGCAACCAAGCGTGTTcttgagcttccagatttcagtccgagctcgatccgtccgttggaaattatttttgaaggcatattagcgatcacggctgaaagagcttcgttctatcgtaaatttttctacgatcagataaaTTATGGTTTCTGGATGTctttagaatcgttcgagattcgagtatgttgttcttggcagagttctgatcgtttattatctgtcggttttgaaatagagcgacattcggatttgttatgattttggaaacttttttcgaaaatgaggattttcagatttgttgagtttgagcttTCGTTGTT
It encodes:
- the LOC140889355 gene encoding uncharacterized protein; amino-acid sequence: MAENRTVLYLIRSAFEGYRSSIIRPAVEANNFVLKPAIIQMIQIQARFGGTSVEYAYAHLEHFVSICDKFKFNGVTPDAVRLALFPFYLQGEAVEGLNDLPAGSITTWTQLVQNFLNKYFPPTKMAKLFSDIISFNQKEGESLHAAWTRFKNLFKKIPAEAWEIIGNMAESNIGWPDVKKDKNAGVLEFDALTALNAKIDALTHQMAIMQTTPANQVNVQQPEEQQVLEIDAENFMGNQGRQPFNPYSNTYNPVWKSHPNFSWKSTDPAANTSNPVEKKPSFEEIMMKPAGSLPSNTEKNPRDVNAILVVTRSQAKTAEKRIEDEETKVPVVEKGIEEAPKHAESAPTGKKGASINLMPYSCFEKLGIGEVKPTTISLQLADRSIKYPRGIVEDFLVMVDKFIF